In one Bactrocera tryoni isolate S06 chromosome 5, CSIRO_BtryS06_freeze2, whole genome shotgun sequence genomic region, the following are encoded:
- the LOC120777985 gene encoding zinc finger protein 709-like: MSNEAQCCINALCRICLKQLQDGNTYDLFAIPGLAKKLCVCTSLSVELHDGFPRNICGVCYSRLNDMQDFLKMCVESVAKFQEMVAKNLIKDQAIALAVLETGDVDTQNAAVEDDEPTDFDPLLNHKLEIIDNAEDVFKMLENVDKEVIDNVVNIKPEVSVNDIIIPDEKNVNSDNSDFHDNDDSDYEPFNDECCDESDDEKPLAARLRKSRRSKRALRGEDIIDDGLEADDYEAPIKKNKIKRKCRPRVEGDDSSANTIECHICQKRFRKPERYEEHMRHHNDKLPHQCTVESCSKGFTTANGLRLHMEHCHAETCESFPCPEEGCGRTFPRTRLLNWHLRKVHKIAKELREAKCYTCNQCDKIFRCPMALKKHMYKHDGKELPFPCNICGKRFVINSALKDHLMRHAGIKNYVCPYCGVGKTTRQEWNTHINTHTQEKKFNCPQCAYASHNKQNLRMHVKIVHEKIKDYACQYCGKTFGKSNACKMHEMTHTGEKRCECKVCGKRFLYAKALTKHLKTHEKRVLRAIEVYRKRQIENGFMPADAPDIPIPELLSTESHTQEAHQKVAEEILKVCAESTATIPKNPRRVERVDISELAGTAVNPIPSVAVPSWSPQINFMMKEGPYICPDCGQGFNGQGNLKRHHRIVHEGVKDFACRFCHKRFAKAQTLKHHEMTHTGEKPHECSSCGKRFIQYVALKRHMKIHMSKPPPVIPSSVYEAREELEMQEREKLETKRKKLEARAAIAELAREQLNEMVVQEPDDKMPLQPDPEKPQVLNEIQEFIKIDPTSELETSNNSNLIDFTHTEISSKDS; encoded by the coding sequence ATGAGTAACGAAGCTCAATGCTGTATAAATGCACTTTGTCGAATTTGTTTGAAACAGTTGCAGGATGGGAATACTTACGATCTATTTGCTATCCCTGGATTAGCTAAAAAGTTATGTGTTTGTACATCGCTATCGGTGGAGCTTCACGATGGATTTCCTCGGAATATATGTGGAGTTTGTTATTCCCGTTTAAATGACATGcaagatttcttaaaaatgtgcGTAGAGTCCGTAGCAAAGTTTCAGGAAAtggtagcaaaaaatttaattaaagaccAAGCAATTGCTCTGGCTGTATTGGAAACGGGGGACGTAGATACACAAAATGCGGCTGTTGAGGATGATGAGCCTACAGACTTTGATCCACtcttaaatcataaattagaaattatagACAATGCAGAAGATGTTTTTAAAATGTTGGAAAACGTTGACAAAGAAGTTATTGATAATGTGGTTAATATTAAACCCGAAGTTTCTGTTAATGATATAATTATACCTGACGAAAAGAATGTAAACAGTGATAATTCCGATTTTCATGATAATGATGATTCTGATTATGAACCGTTTAACGACGAATGTTGTGATGAAAGTGATGATGAAAAACCGTTGGCTGCACGTTTACGGAAGTCTCGAAGATCCAAAAGGGCACTAAGAGGTGAAGATATAATTGATGATGGACTTGAAGCAGATGACTACGAGGcgccaattaaaaagaataaGATTAAACGAAAATGCCGGCCTCGAGTGGAAGGTGACGACTCATCCGCCAATACTATAGAGTGCCATATTTGTCAAAAAAGGTTCAGAAAACCAGAAAGATATGAAGAGCATATGCGACATCACAATGATAAGTTACCCCACCAATGTACAGTAGAATCATGTTCGAAAGGATTTACTACAGCTAATGGTCTCCGTCTGCATATGGAACATTGTCACGCTGAAacatgtgaaagttttccatgtcCCGAAGAAGGTTGTGGTCGCACGTTTCCTCGGACACGTTTACTTAATTGGCATTTGCGCAAGGTGCATAAAATAGCGAAAGAGTTGCGGGAAGCCAAATGTTATACCTGTAATCAATGTGATAAAATCTTTCGTTGCCCCATGGCGctcaaaaaacatatgtataaacatgaTGGCAAGGAGCTGCCGTTCCCTTGTAACATATGTGGTAAACGTTTCGTAATCAATAGTGCACTTAAAGATCATCTTATGAGGCATGCCGGAATTAAAAATTACGTTTGCCCTTACTGTGGTGTTGGAAAAACTACGCGACAAGAATGGAATactcacataaacacacacacacaggaaaaaaaattcaattgtcCACAGTGTGCATATGCGTcacataataaacaaaatttgcgAATGCATGTGAAGATTGTGCACGAAAAAATCAAGGATTACGCTTGTCAGTATTGTGGCAAGACATTTGGTAAGTCCAACGCTTGTAAAATGCATGAAATGACACATACCGGTGAGAAGCGTTGTGAGTGCAAAGTATGTGGGAAACGGTTTCTTTATGCCAAAGCTTTGACAAAACATCTTAAAACACATGAGAAGCGTGTATTACGAGCCATTGAAGTGTACCGTAAAAGACAAATAGAAAACGGCTTTATGCCGGCCGATGCGCCCGATATACCTATTCCCGAATTGCTTTCTACGGAATCACACACACAAGAGGCTCACCAAAAAGTAGctgaagaaatattaaaagtttgtgCAGAATCTACCGCTACAATACCGAAAAATCCTCGACGTGTTGAACGCGTCGACATATCGGAGTTGGCAGGCACTGCTGTAAACCCCATACCATCTGTAGCTGTACCATCGTGGTCGCCACAAATCAATTTTATGATGAAAGAAGGTCCTTACATTTGTCCGGATTGTGGTCAAGGCTTCAATGGTCAGGGAAATCTGAAAAGGCATCATCGAATTGTACACGAAGGTGTTAAAGACTTTGCCTGCCGTTTCTGTCACAAACGTTTTGCAAAAGCACAAACACTCAAACATCATGAAATGACTCACACCGGCGAAAAGCCACATGAGTGTAGCAGTTGTGGAAAGCGTTTCATCCAGTATGTGGCATTAAAGCGACACATGAAAATTCATATGAGTAAACCACCACCTGTCATACCTTCAAGCGTGTACGAGGCCCGTGAAGAGTTAGAGATGCAGGAGCGTGAAAAGTTGGAAACCAAACGAAAAAAGCTGGAAGCACGTGCTGCTATTGCCGAACTTGCCCGCGAACAACTTAATGAAATGGTAGTACAAGAGCCGGACGATAAAATGCCGCTGCAACCAGATCCGGAGAAACCACAAGTACTGAATGAAATtcaagaatttataaaaatcgatCCAACATCGGAACTAGAAACGTCAAATAATTCAAACCTAATTGATTTCACGCATACGGAAATAAGCAGCAAGGATTCGTGA
- the LOC120777072 gene encoding splicing factor 3B subunit 6 → MNKRNNIRLPPEVNRLLYVRNLPYKITSDEMYDIFGKFGAIRQIRVGNTPETRGTAFVVYEDIFDAKNACDHLSGFNVCNRYLVVLYYQSNKAFKRLDVDKKQEELNNIKSKYNLKTPEAP, encoded by the exons ATGAATAAACGAAATAAT ATTCGCCTACCCCCTGAAGTAAATCGTTTGCTATACGTGCGAAATTTGCCTTATAAAATCACATCGGATGAAATGTATgacatttttggcaaatttgGAGCCATTAGACAAATTAGAGT TGGTAACACACCTGAGACGAGAGGAACGGCCTTTGTTGTCTACGAAGATATTTTTGACGCCAAGAACGCTTGTGACCATTTATCTGGATTTAATGTCTGTAATCGTTATCTTGTTGTCTTGTACTACCAATCTAATAAGGCATTTAAACGGCTCGATGTGgataaaaaacaagaagaacTTAATAacattaaatcaaaatataatctAAAGACTCCAGAGGCGCCTTAG
- the LOC120777069 gene encoding dihydropteridine reductase isoform X1, which produces MANSVKQCINMVGRVLVYGGKGALGSACVSHFKSNNYWVGSIDLSVNEEADASIVLPRELSWEQQEAEVLTKVGDALNDEKLDAVICVAGGWAGGNASKDLAKNADLMWRQSVWTSTISAAVASKYLKDGGLLTLTGAQPALQGTSGMIGYGMAKAAVHQLTRSLAGKNSGLPTDAIAVAILPVTLDTPMNRKWMPKADFGSWTPLAEVAGLFHKWTQGKERPNSGALVQLITKDGVTQLVEAN; this is translated from the exons A TGGCGAATTCAGTAAAACAGTGTATCAACATGGTCGGTCGAGTACTGGTCTATGGCGGCAAAGGCGCTTTGGGCTCTGCCTGTGTTTCCCACTTCAAATCAAACAACTAC TGGGTTGGTAGTATTGATCTCAGCGTAAATGAAGAAGCGGACGCAAGCATCGTGTTACCCCGTGAACTTAGTTGGGAACAACAAGAAGCTGAAGTGTTAACAAAGGTCGGCGATGCTTTAAACGATGAAAAATTGGATGCTGTAATTTGTGTTGCAGGCGGTTGGGCGGGTGGTAATGCCTCCAAGG atTTGGCCAAAAATGCTGATTTAATGTGGCGCCAAAGTGTTTGGACGTCAACTATTTCGGCTGCTGTCGCTTCCAAATACCTAAAAGATGGCGGCTTATTAACACTGACCGGCGCGCAACCAGCGTTACAAGGCACATCCGGCATGATCGGTTATGGTATGGCCAAGGCTGCTGTCCATCAGCTAACACGTTCACTGGCTGGGAAAAATTCTGGTTTACCCACTGATGCCATCGCAGTTGCAATCTTGCCAGTTACTTTGGATACACCAATGAATCGCAAATGGATGCCAAAGGCAGATTTTGGTTCATGGACACCTTTAGCTGAAGTTGCCGG ACTTTTCCATAAATGGACTCAAGGCAAGGAGCGGCCAAACTCTGGTGCCCTAGTACAATTAATCACTAAGGATGGTGTTACACAATTGGTAGAAGCTAACTAA
- the LOC120777069 gene encoding dihydropteridine reductase isoform X2, translated as MVGRVLVYGGKGALGSACVSHFKSNNYWVGSIDLSVNEEADASIVLPRELSWEQQEAEVLTKVGDALNDEKLDAVICVAGGWAGGNASKDLAKNADLMWRQSVWTSTISAAVASKYLKDGGLLTLTGAQPALQGTSGMIGYGMAKAAVHQLTRSLAGKNSGLPTDAIAVAILPVTLDTPMNRKWMPKADFGSWTPLAEVAGLFHKWTQGKERPNSGALVQLITKDGVTQLVEAN; from the exons ATGGTCGGTCGAGTACTGGTCTATGGCGGCAAAGGCGCTTTGGGCTCTGCCTGTGTTTCCCACTTCAAATCAAACAACTAC TGGGTTGGTAGTATTGATCTCAGCGTAAATGAAGAAGCGGACGCAAGCATCGTGTTACCCCGTGAACTTAGTTGGGAACAACAAGAAGCTGAAGTGTTAACAAAGGTCGGCGATGCTTTAAACGATGAAAAATTGGATGCTGTAATTTGTGTTGCAGGCGGTTGGGCGGGTGGTAATGCCTCCAAGG atTTGGCCAAAAATGCTGATTTAATGTGGCGCCAAAGTGTTTGGACGTCAACTATTTCGGCTGCTGTCGCTTCCAAATACCTAAAAGATGGCGGCTTATTAACACTGACCGGCGCGCAACCAGCGTTACAAGGCACATCCGGCATGATCGGTTATGGTATGGCCAAGGCTGCTGTCCATCAGCTAACACGTTCACTGGCTGGGAAAAATTCTGGTTTACCCACTGATGCCATCGCAGTTGCAATCTTGCCAGTTACTTTGGATACACCAATGAATCGCAAATGGATGCCAAAGGCAGATTTTGGTTCATGGACACCTTTAGCTGAAGTTGCCGG ACTTTTCCATAAATGGACTCAAGGCAAGGAGCGGCCAAACTCTGGTGCCCTAGTACAATTAATCACTAAGGATGGTGTTACACAATTGGTAGAAGCTAACTAA
- the LOC120777070 gene encoding polycomb group RING finger protein 3, whose protein sequence is MERRVKLKTINPHITCKICGGYFIDATTVTECLHTFCKSCLVKHLEEKKTCPTCDMVIHQSHPLQYISFDRTMQDIVYKLVPNLQEDEMRRERDFYKSRNIPCPKDMPQNHDDDEKMLEAHAESDFHRLDEQVNVSLECMSNNFKNLQRRFIRCSSQATITHLKKLVAKKILNGIDKYREIDILCNEELLGKDHTLKFVYVTRWRFRDPPLRLQFRPRVDLV, encoded by the exons ATGGAACGTCGTGTTAAGCTTAAGACCATAAATCCGCACATAACGTGCAAGATCTGCGGTGGTTACTTTATTGATGCCACAACCGTCACTGAGTGTCTACATACAT TTTGTAAAAGTTGTTTGGTAAAACATTTGGAAGAAAAGAAAACCTGTCCCACTTGCGACATGGTCATCCATCAGTCACACCCACTGCAGTACATCAGCTTTGATCGGACCATGCAGGATATCGTTTATAAGTTGGTACCAAATCTACAAGAAG aTGAAATGAGAAGAGAACGAGATTTTTATAAAAGTCGAAACATTCCCTGCCCCAAAGATATGCCGCAAAATCACGATGACGATGAGAAAATGCTCGAAGCACATGCAGAATCTGATTTCCATCGTCTAGACGAGCAGGTGAACGTAAGCCTCGAATGTATgagcaataattttaaaaatttgcagcGGCGTTTTATACGCTGCAGCTCACAAGCGACTATaacgcatttgaaaaaattggttgccaagaaaattttaaatggcaTTGACAAATATCGAGAG aTCGACATACTGTGCAATGAAGAATTGTTAGGCAAAGATCATACGCTAAAGTTTGTGTATGTGACGCGTTGGCGTTTTAGAGATCCTCCTCTGCGCTTACAGTTTCGACCGCGAGTTGACCTGGTATga
- the LOC120778013 gene encoding female-specific protein transformer-like — protein sequence MNSNTPKLFATSSKIQIKQHVPIGSIRKGPHAIERSLVPDEVVIKRRFGEGSKPLFQRDDIVVNPDNAINIAEDKSEKQSTTEDISNRGRKERHISTDSSSPERYRKYHNNLEKETTRRTKTTNPISDDKYAARRDASPPPNRRRKTSEKIPYFVDQVRERDRIRRKYGSTRNKSPLASSKFRRRRSISRSRSRSHSRDSLKTKQRSPARRTNFRRRSISMDREWGDNSKREREREKSRADKDLHGTPRHYQHRSDDRGKNVRRSRSSRTHSRSRTRSRDRSSRIGTQNSERHKYRYNENEEQNGNGERNLSQPQIITIPVPVPADFINYGYPTWPTTTQWAPQTSRYGTPTYPMPTFVPAVLPPMRHPMPPYGLPPQPIRYGGPGYRLPVQYGATRPWRPNFRSKNT from the exons ATGAATTCCAACACTCCAAAACTGTTTGCAACATCaagcaaaattcaaattaagcaACATGTGCCCATTGGCTCAATTAGGAAGGGTCCTCACGCTATAGAACGCAGTTTAGTTCCAGACGAAGTTGTTATTAAGCGTAGATTCG GTGAAGGTTCAAAGCCTTTGTTTCAAAGAGATGATATCGTGGTGAATCCGGATAATGCTATAAATATCGCAGAAGACAAAAGCGAAAAGCAAAGCACCACAGAGGATATTTCAAATCGAGGGCGAAAAGAGCGCCACATTTCGACT GATTCCAGTAGCCCAGAGCGTTATCGAAAATATCACAACAACCTAGAGAAAGAGACCACTCGACGCACGAAAACGACGAATCCTATTAGTGATGACAAATATGCAGCTCGACGTGACGCATCACCACCACCAAATCGTCGCCGAAAAACctctgaaaaaattccatattttgtaGACCAAGTAAGAGAGCGAGACAGAATTCGTCGTAAATATGGATCGACAAGAAATAAATCGCCTCTAGCGTCATCCAAATTTCGACGCAGGCGTAGTATTTCAAGGTCACGCTCACGATCTCACTCTCGAGATTCATTGAAAACTAAACAACGTTCACCAGCTCGTCGAACTAATTTTCGTCGTCGGTCAATTTCAATGGATCGTGAATGGGGTGACAATAGTAAACGCGAACGGGAAAGAGAAAAATCACGTGCAGATAAGGATTTGCATGGGACACCGAGGCACTATCAACATAGATCAGATGATCGTGGCAAAAATGTGCGTAGATCCCGAAGTTCTCGTACACATTCAAGATCACGCACTCGTTCACGTGACCGTTCGTCGCGCATAGGAACGCAAAATAGCGAACGCCATAAATATCGTTATAATGAGAATGAAGAACAGAATGGGAATGGCGAAAGAAATCTGTCACAACCGCAAATCATAACCATACCCGTGCCGGTTCCAGCGGATTTTATTAATTATGGTTAT CCAACCTGGCCAACTACAACGCAGTGGGCACCCCAGACATCACGATATGGAACACCCACTTATCCTATGCCTACTTTCGTGCCTGCTGTTTTACCACCAATGCGGCACCCAATGCCACCTTATGGATTACCTCCACAACCAATACGTTACGGTGGACCTGGTTATAGATTACCTGTACAATATGGTGCAACACGCCCTTGGCGACCCAATTTTCGatcaaaaaatacataa
- the LOC120778181 gene encoding uncharacterized protein LOC120778181 codes for MASGDIVMKKKRVVWNEAAETDLVQLWQEKMLKFQSTRKNSHIYEEMSREMNTAGHNYTATEIKIKMHNFTNKYKKEKRKVGVFGGSSSAWKHYAAVHQAIGGYKSFCSDELVEDSIMVDTDEIGSFPVEVKNEAESSLSSLGEPPSPIESPNPFAPRSPAASSSDPSNLPSSRDARKIKKKTAVSVMEEMRKDFLKATQAMNDADEKRLLILEKYAKDISEMKDAFIDFLRRQN; via the exons ATGGCAAGTGGGGATATTGTTATGAAAAAAAAGCGGGTAGTGTGGAACGAGGCTGCCGAAACCGATTTAGTACAGTTGTGGCaagaaaaaatgctaaaatttcAATCAACTAGAAAGAATAGCCACATTTACGAAGAGATGTCCAGAGAAATGAACACAGCTGGCCACAATTATACGGccacagaaataaaaattaaaatgcataattttACTAACAAATACAA gAAAGAGAAACGGAAAGTTGGTGTATTCGGTGGCTCGTCTTCGGCTTGGAAGCATTATGCTGCGGTCCACCAAGCGATAGGTGGCTACAAAAGCTTCTGCTCCGACGAGCTTGTCGAGGACAGCATTATGG TGGATACTGACGAAATAGGGTCATTTCCTGTAGAGGTTAAAAACGAAGCAGAATCGTCACTTTCGAGTCTTGGCGAACCACCGAGTCCAATCGAATCTCCGAATCCATTCGCTCCTCGGAGTCCTGCCGCATCGTCTTCCGACCCTTCCAATCTCCCCTCATCCAGAGAcgctagaaaaattaaaaagaaaacagcaGTGTCAGTAATGGAGGAAATGAGAAAGGATTTTTTGAAGGCGACTCAGGCGATGAATGATGCCGATGAAAAACGGCTacttattttagaaaaatatgccAAAGACATTAGCGAGATGAAGGATGCTTTCATCGACTTCCTTCGCCgccaaaattag
- the LOC120778182 gene encoding uncharacterized protein LOC120778182, protein MSYFVIKVVFFFINILHSMEIMVEIFDFERLAMRRLLLAHTMLKIASQYGANSTRSIWMKARRQMFWEVDCQVNSDEFFKSNFRMKRQSFNKLCIMLKGLERKNTNYRKSIQLEKRIAIAVYALGSSADYRTIGNMFGIGKSSVCTILIEFCREVWRCLWPLYLNKFPMNEIQLREYLNGFESLGFPQVLGAIDGCHIEVHPTAEDAMDYYNDKGWYSTVLLALVDAR, encoded by the exons aTGTCGTACTTTGTTataaaagttgtatttttttttataaatattctcCATTCAATGGAAATAATGGTGGAGATTTTTGATTTTGAGCGCCTAGCAATGAGACGTTTGCTGCTGGCCCATACAATGCTCAAAATAGCTAGTCAATATGGAGCAAATTCAACAAGGTCTATTTGGATGAAg GCTCGTAGGCAAATGTTTTGGGAAGTCGATTGCCAGGTGAATTCAGACGAGTTTTTTAAAAGCAACTTCCGAATGAAGCGCCAATCATTCAATAAATTGTGTATTATGTTGAAAGGCTTAGAGAGGAAAAACACTAACTACCGAAAGTCCATTCAATTAGAAAAACGTATTGCAATTGCTGTATATGCTTTAGGGTCTTCTGCCGATTACCGTACAATTGGAAATATGTTTGGAATTGGGAAAAGCTCTGTTTGCACAATTCTAATTGAGTTCTGTCGTGAAGTCTGGCGATGTTTGTGGCctttatatttgaataaattccCAATGAACGAAATTCAATTGCGGGAGTATTTAAATGGTTTTGAGTCATTGGGTTTTCCTCAAGTGTTAGGAGCTATCG aTGGATGTCACATAGAAGTTCATCCAACAGCAGAAGATGCTATGGATTACTATAATGATAAGGGCTGGTATTCCACAGTTCTTCTGGCTTTAGTTGATGCAAGGTAA
- the LOC120778187 gene encoding dehydrogenase/reductase SDR family member 4 yields MFLIRRQLVTKAKSVYVGANVPGVTLNICHKRLSSSGIHTATEKNMKRLEGKVAIVTASTDGIGFAIAKRLAEDGAAVVISSRKERNVENAVERLRKLNLKVTGLKCHVGEAQDRKRLFEETIRTYGKLNILVSNAATNPVVGGVLECEEGVWDKIFDVNVKSSYLLAKEALPYLRKEQGSNIVFVSSIAGYDAFNLLGAYSVSKTALIGLTKAASKELAPEGIRVNCLAPGIIKTKFSSALHETESANNAAVSNIPMGRLGAPEEMGGIVSFLVSDDASYITGESIVAGGGMSARL; encoded by the exons ATGTTCCTTATCAGAAGACAACTtgtaacaaaagcaaaaagtgtTTACGTTGGAG CTAATGTACCTGGtgtaactttaaatatttgtcaTAAACGCTTATCAAGTAGTGGAATTCATACAGCAACAGAGAAAAATATGAAACGTTTAGAAGGAAAGGTAGCAATCGTTACAGCTTCTACGGATGG AATTGGATTTGCAATTGCTAAACGTTTGGCCGAGGATGGTGCGGCTGTGGTAATCAGTAGCCGTAAGGAGCGAAATGTTGAAAATGCGGTTGAACGTTTACGAAAGCTAAATCTTAAAGTTACTGGTTTAAAATGTCATGTGGGAGAAGCACAAGATAGGAAACGACTATTTGAGGAAACTATACGTACTtatggaaaattaaatattttggtatcTAATGCCGCTACAAATCCAGTAGTGGGTGGCGTGTTGGAATGCGAGGAAGGCGTCTGGGATAAAATATTCGACGTGAATGTTAAATCTTCCTATTTACTTGCAAAAGAGGCATTGCCTTATTTACGAAAGGAACAAGGTTCCAATATAGTTTTTGTGTCCTCCATAGCGGGCTACGATGCTttcaat ttGCTAGGTGCATACTCCGTTAGTAAGACAGCTTTAATTGGTTTAACTAAAGCTGCATCCAAAGAGTTGGCTCCTGAAGGAATTCGAGTAAATTGCTTGGCACCAGGAATTATTAAAACCAAATTCTCAAGTGCG ctGCACGAAACCGAATCGGCTAATAACGCAGCAGTCTCAAATATACCCATGGGACGTCTGGGTGCCCCAGAAGAAATGGGTGGAATAGTATCATTTTTAGTTTCTGATGATGCTTCTTATATTACAGGCGAATCGATTGTCGCTGGTGGTGGTATGTCAGCTAGACTATAA
- the LOC120778188 gene encoding charged multivesicular body protein 2b-B, with protein MFNNLFGKKPTVKEQQRENDKNLRKANRDIERERRKLEEEERKLQQEIKKAAAQGNNDVCRILAKQLVEIRKQKSRTFAATSKITSIGYQNKNIGTNIVLADAMGTTAKTMGDMNKVMRPESIAANLRDFQKANMHMEMTDEMINDTLDDMLNESGDEEESDAIVNKVLDEIGIEISGKMANIPSTGSGDLEKSARSEKDIEAQLAKLRST; from the coding sequence atgtttaacaatttatttggcaaaaaaccAACTGTTAAAGAACAGCAAAGGGAAAATGACAAAAACCTACGAAAAGCCAATCGGGACATAGAGCGTGAGCGCCGAAAACTAGAAGAGGAGGAACGCAAGCTGcagcaagaaataaaaaaggctGCGGCACAAGGCAATAATGATGTATGCCGCATATTGGCGAAACAACTTGTGGAAATAAGGAAACAAAAGTCTCGAACATTTGCAGCTACCAGTAAAATTACATCCATTggttatcaaaataaaaatataggaACAAATATAGTACTAGCTGATGCAATGGGAACCACTGCCAAAACAATGGGTGATATGAACAAAGTGATGCGGCCGGAAAGTATTGCTGCAAATCTTCGAGATTTCCAAAAAGCAAATATGCATATGGAAATGACAGATGAGATGATAAACGATACGTTAGATGACATGCTGAACGAGTCGGGCGATGAAGAAGAAAGTGATGCCATTGTTAATAAGGTTTTGGATGAAATTGGTATTGAGATATCAGGTAAAATGGCGAACATTCCGTCCACCGGCTCCGGAGATTTGGAAAAAAGtgcacgtagcgaaaaggataTTGAAGCTCAATTGGCTAAATTGCGCTCCACTTAG